Part of the Diprion similis isolate iyDipSimi1 chromosome 10, iyDipSimi1.1, whole genome shotgun sequence genome, ATGGCTTTTTATAGTCCGGGTACGTGATTGGTTCAGAAAGATGGCTGCGCGGAAACTCACCATACTTTCTTGCACCTTGGAGGCAACGCCTTTCGCCGTCTGTTCTACATACCTTTGCTAGTCTATGTTTAAAAGAGGTCATTTCGTGTCTCGGTCAGGCACCTTGATCTCGCGTAAAATTaggttactttttttaaacttatatTTCAAAGTTTGGAAGAGTTTTCGTTACTTGACTTGGAAACTTGACTGCTGATATTGGTTCAGTTGATTTGGTGCAACGATCGGTCAACCATGACTAACATCTCAAAGCGTAGAAAATCATCTGCGAAGTTGAAGGTGAGCCATCTGTTAATTAATTGCCATGCATCATTCACGGTATAAGATGAGCAATTACGCGCATTCTAAGGACGATTTTTATCACCTTTTGCATCTTCAAACGACATTCGTATcactaataaattattaacattTACAGACTATGGGTGACCACGACGAGTTCCTTAGTCGAATAACGAAATCACTTTACTATTCGAAATTGCCAATGACCGACTGCCTCAGCCTCCCTGTGACAGGTTAGTTGCACCTGTTGTACTCAATCCAAAAAGTGATGCATTTTCGCTCACAACTAAGTTTCAGCAAATTTACTACTGGacctattttcaaatttctgatGTAAGATGTTACAATGAATTATAGAATTAGCTGCCGAACTTTTCACGGAAGTGAAAAGTGGTCGGACACTCGAACGCCTCGACGTCGAGGAAGCAAGCCGCATATCTCGCAACGCTTGTGTCTCTCCTTGTTCTCTCGTCTTGGCACTGCTCTACTTAGAACGTCTGAAAGACTGCAATCCGGAATACTTGCAACGTGTGGCCCCATCTGAATTGTTCCTTGTTTCTCTGgttagtaaatatttttccattgaaattttataagagTGATATAACTATTGTAGTGataaacaataatgataaagtATATCATAGCCTGTTCTCAATTAAGTAAATTTTTGCAGTAATAAGTTTATACTGGTCTTTTATCTAGCTGtgcaaataattaaaactaaCAATTAATCACTTAACAGCATATGAAATGACTGCCCTACTTTCAGATGGTTGCCAGTAAATTTTTACACGACGACGGAGAAGAGGATGAAGTATTCAACACAGAATGGGCAGAGTCAGCAGGCTTATCATTATCTGAAATAAACAGTTTGGAAAAGGATTTTCTTGTCGCAATTGTAAGTTCATCGTCGTTACAGTTAACACAAACAATATcattgagaaacaaaatgaGTTGTTacatattttgttttgttactCCGACAGGATTGGACTATATTCGTTTGCAACAACGATTTCTGGGACCGTTTACAGAGATTAGAGAGAGACATAGCTTACAAAGAAGGCCAAAAGAGAGGTTGGTTCTCCTATACGGACCTTAATTTTCTGATGGACTCGGCACAGCTGATGGCAGTAATTCAGACAGTGATGAGCGTATCTTCCATCTGCCTTGCAACTTACGCCGCAGGGATAGCAACACTTTTGGGATCAGCCTTAGTGGCGAGTCAGATTCCGGGAACGTCTCTGACACCTAGCCAATCGGTCGTTTCGTCTAAAAATACATTGCAGACAAGCCAACTTCTCGTACCTGATCCTGGACCGATTCTGGACGACATATCGTCAGTCGATGTTCTGACGaccaaatttttattagattCTCTGAGCTGTAATCGGTCCTATTCAATGCTTGACCAAACTGAAAAGAGAAACAGAACAAGTGACGATGTCGCAGGGTGGGAATGGTGGCTGAGCTCGCTCATGACTTGGCTTCCTGATTACTCAGGTCTAAAGTCAAAGTTGAGTCCAATCGGTGAGCAAAACATTGAGgagcagaccagaaatttcgtGACAAACACAAAATCAGTATTCGATATCGGCTCACATCCTCAAACCAATCGCCACCAAGTTACTGAAATTAACTGGAAGGAAACGCTGAGTCTAGATTTGGAATTTGAATTGCAAGATTGGAGACGTTATGCTGGATACATTGCTAAAGTATCACTCGGTCACAGACACTGATAAGGAGTATAATGACTGACGATTTGTTTACCCAGTCGCAACGGCGAAGATTTAGTCCATCGATGTCTTTATCAATTTATACATAGTagaaaattgtcaaatatattttttgtactaACTCCTTACCGTGTAAACCATAGTATTTCACTGCTAATCATCAACAGagtaattttatacaataaaattaaccaTATCCACGCCGTTATCGAGGTGCTCGGAAAACTTAATTGACcttcaatgataaaatatacCCGTAATACTTTAAGATCCGCTAATTCGCTTTAATATCGTTTCACatttctatatacatacatacattaaatacatacatatatgcataggTTGTAATAagttaaaaagaaaacctatgcttttttttttgtaagtgtGATAGCCATaccaatattatatataatacaattttttcgtttcatcgtaatttctttataaataataatctacACGTACTTGAATCACCGGTTGATCGCTAAAACCGTTGCTTTCGTTCGTCACGCTATCTCtttttgtacaataataaGACTATAAAGTAGTGCTGCGCTAATttgaaagaagagaagaaaagaaatatcgaaaactCGAGAATCGGgttgaatttaaatattctAAGCTATTGCCACTGTCGGCTCTATACCGGCTGTCGACGTTTTCGCCTCTTTATCTTTTCCACCCTTGTGAAGTATGAGCAAAGGCGTCATCCCCAGGAGGCAGCCGATCGTCACTCCGAGAACGCGACCCTGGAAAGGAgatcaaaattaattatccaAAGGTCTCGAAcggcgttttattttttttatttccggtCAATTCACCAAATTTGCGGCTCTCCTCGACTTGGGCATATCCATTTGAATTGGCGTCAACTTCGGCGCCTTGAATCCGATCTTCTGGACGAGACGTTCAACGTAGAATGCCGAACCTATCCCAAGGATATCGGAAATTGTGTTTCCGAATGCCGCCGCTGCCATCGTCGAAAGTGATATAACGGCTCCAAGGCTCGTCTCAATTTGGTCGCCCTGTAATTTCGACGTCGATTTACAGAATTGACTGGGAAATTAGGAATATGTCAAAATACAGGTATTGATTGAATCTATACGTACGGCTATGATCATGAAGAAGTTGTCGAGGAAACCAAATCCAATGAACGGAATAGCGTTCGTTACCGAcactgaaattattcaaattattaaataccTATCAGCAATTGTTCTATAGCTAGTCATCTCTTAAATCGTTCAAATAATATACAAAAAGTAGTGCTGTGCGATTATCGATTAATGGGCAGCTTCGATTAATCGTTCTTTCGACTAATGGATTAATTGagtttttcgattaatcgtttaTCCGACTAATTGATTATTCGATGGTTTCGATTCATATACCAATTGACCTTCAGAATTATTACGATCGatcaatcaatcgattaatcgattaaatagaaaaacaattaacCGAAATTGTTGATTAATCCATTAATCGGAAAACCGTTTAATCGGAAAACCGTTTAATCGaaaaactcgattaatcgacgagCACTAATACAATGCATCAGTTTACGGGAGCAAAGATCGGAGTAAACGAATGTATCGCTGGAATGGccgtaaaatttatttgcaacAATTACTAAAGTTTATAAAACATCCGCAAGAAATcattcgatgaaaatatttatcgagagtaaatttatttattcatttatcccGATATTGCTTGTACAAATGCACTtcgcattttattatttcagccacttttatatgtatagtcagTAATATCATTTTCGGGGATCAAGAAACGCAGAACCTTTAATGATTAGAAAGATTCTTGTCGCTGCGAagagtaattttcaaattgtagaTCATGAGCGTTCGATTAGTAactaagtaaataaataaatcaacaaataaataaatgaatgaatacgTTGGATTATAAGATCATACAGTCGTTCAAGACactgaaattaaatatacCAAAATATTCAAAGCGCCTCGCTGTTTTGCAAGTTACATACCTCGAATCAAGTCCTTTCTGGTGGGTTGCGGTACTGTTTCAGCTGGAAAATAAGATTATCTAAATAaaagatgtcgaatttccaaatcaatcttaataaaaaatgtttaaaatatttctaatcaTTCACTGCTTAATTCTCAGAGCCATTAGCACCATGCACACATTACCACGCAAGCTACAGagtgaattttgcaaattttcgatTATACAGCATCTCCGTGCTGTGcagtaaaattatttgcacTAAGTATACATGTTTATGTTATCTAACGAATAGACGCGAGCAAAATCATAGCACGAGTATAACTGTACAACAAAGATAACCCTTGTGAAATTAGCTTCGACCTCAAAGGCAAACAGCATTGTGGGTGGTCATAAGATAATTAATTACGCACTTTCCGACAGTCGGAAGTCAATTCTTCAAccagtttttaaataatatcgaaacaagCACCAAATCATGCAATTTTTACAAACGAAATCAAATCTCagggtgaataattttcaattttaattattctcgTGTTCGTGACGTTGCATCCGAaacttttagaaaaaataattaaacacgCCAAACACAATTCGCATGCACTATTCACCATAGAATCATTCTTCTTTGCACACCCATAACAACCGTGTTAAACAAATCCTTATTCCGTGATATTATAAAGTATTGTTAGTAGATGATGAAAAcgccaatttttaaaaacaatttgctttttgtggaaaaataaaaaaataataacggtGATTGTTTACAtgcatgtaataataataataatcagtgtCGCGTTAGTAGCgataaatgaattaaaatacattaaataattttagggtaaaattttcttaaaaaaaaaaaaagaaattatattagtatttcacaaaaaaaaaagaaaaaaaaatcactcaatTATAGTCATGCGATAGTTGTATATTCATTGCTTAATAATGGTTAGAAAACTTACAAGATATCGAAATTTCCAGGGAAAGAGGAAAGccagtaagagaaaaaaaatcatcacaaataattattatatgtgGTTTCTAGAATGATGATGTATCGGATTAGTTACGGATAAtccaaataataattgtattgaAATGATTGCGAAGAAACCAGCTTAAGAgattctataaaaattattacaattatgatttttttctttttttttgcaagtaaTATAAGCATATCAATTACGTTTTTATGCCTAATGCCACGTTTTAATATTAGTTTTGTTTATATTTAGAAACGGCAGCTTTTATACTTACAATCActattctaatttttctctATAACAAAGACAGTTCGCGATTAGTTCGCTATTTAACCTAACAGGCTAACAGTCATGAATGCGCATTATCAAATGACTATACATAATGCATGGTATCGTGTATacactatacatgtataacatTTATACGAAgtatatttatgaaattttcacagtctACCCCATGCATTTCGTTTATTATATCCCCATAATATTCTTACGTAATGCTTTCATCTGAAGTTCCACTGTGCAGTTGagcgtgataaaaaataaatcggtAATAAGTAATACGGTCAAATGAAacgtaatttttaattattctcaaACTGGGTTAACGACCGATTGTGGTGATTACACTTTGTAAATGAGTTTTCAACTTTCTCAGAATTCCTTACTGTATTATCTATGCGCATTTAAATGACCAATTACTCTCTACATTCAAGGAATGCCTTGACTGTGTACGAAATTGGCCAATGTTTGAACAtaagagacgaaaaattttgctagGAATGATTAACGAATTACTGAATCaacaaacggaaaaaaatcacatacaAGCAACTAAACGACTCGAGTCACAATTTTCCACAACggtgtaactttttatcttgcgattttttgagacTAGGACTAACTTTTGTTAACTTTACGGTGAATTGATAACTAAATCTGTAATGATTTGATcgaaatgataatgatgaaatgattttatgcgtaaccaatatttttcaaccattcaTCAAACCTTGGTCTCAAACATCGACTTGTGAACACTATATGCGTTTTCTATGAGTCAAAGTATCTAGATACAAAAAGCTGGACAGAACAACATTGAACTTCATTATATTCTTCCTTTCAGCGTCacccaattttcttttccatgcACAGCATCAAATCCCGATCTCCTTATCATGCTGTTAATTCTTTTAATATTGTCTTAAGCTGCggaatcaattaattaaatgGGTTATATAACAAGCGATGCGATATAATTCTATCACCTCAACAAGAAGctgtattatatgcatatatgtatacgagcTGAATATCTTTCTGCAAATAATCCCTCATTTATTTAActctggtgaaatttttttttctcaattttagtAAACTCTTCCAACATCCAAATTTAAATATCATTTTCGATTCAACATCGTTATAGAAATCTAAGAacagaaaccaaaaaaaaaaaaaaatttccccattgagtaaaataattatcagtCACCCAAAGGCGGGAGGGGggaaaattggatttttatgGATTGAAGTTACACGGTTTggcggacaaaaaaaaacacacaaacacacacccacaaaacgaaaaaaaaacaagaaacctTTGCTGGGCTCTGTAAAATTCAGTATGTTATATATAACACGTATATCTGGTTCCCGTATCTGGAGTCATGCGCGTACCATACTTTCGAAGTAGCCAATCCTCTGGCACAGCGCAGTAAGTTCCCGTGGGATCGACGTCTCCCAGGCTGGGGACTCGGCTGGGTCGTCCAAATTTGCTCCTCCAACGAAACGCTGCCAGTTGACCTGTGTCgggcgataaaaaaagtaaaaaaggcTCGACATTGAAATGATCGTATATAACAAACATATGATacgacgataataattaatatacaggCATATGACGTAAAACGAAGGTATAATGATGACGATTTTTCGTGTTATTAGCTATATAATAAAAACCTAAATCTGCAAGTCTAATTTTCGCTCATGTCTACATTCCATTTCCGGCTTGTATaatctatatttatatagatatTGCACAATGGCGCCGATGTAAAagggtatattattataatacttgATGAAAGTTCATGGTATTGACCCAAAGACTTTACAAAATGAGCCTGAATATTCATGAAATTCATGGCTTGCCATGCACCCATGGTATACTGTACGTTGTTAAACGACGTTTCAATCTGCGCGTTTTTTCACATCATTAATTACTACCCAATGCTAAAAGGGGTTCGTGGTTTTAATCGTTGTTGATAACTAACGAATTTTCGAAGCTTGAAAACGTGCGCTAATTTAAATCTAAttccaattattattcttgataaaaacataaataaataaaagaaataaataagttgATTAGGAAGCAAGTAactgattgagaaaaaaatctgtacgtTTTGCAATGAAGTAAGAATAAGATGATAAAAAGCAACTCGAATGTAAGAACGTCTGCAGAATTGGTAAAAAAGAAACCCACGGTAGTGTTCCTAATCTGGTAAAAATACCTCTCTCTAAATATATCAGTCGTAACTCAAACATTACCGTAGAGATTTTCTAGACTGCTTTCGCGctcagggaaaaaataaatcctgCAGGTTGTGACGTGtattgtgaaatatttcacgGATATCCACCAcgttgaagttggtaacgtttttGTAAACGATGCATATTAAGGAAAACCGTTATGTGACCGTTATTTCGCGAATTGTTAGGTGtccgaattgaaaaattgtgattttttcttacgaGATTGTAATTATAgtgacgttatcgtaacgaaacgttGGGAAAAATCCATCCATTTTCTTATATTTGATGATTTTGAAGAAACTAAGATTGCAAGACATGcgtatgttttgttttatcgcggtttactgaatttcaaacaattccaaaatcgcgaaataacgGGTTTCTTCTCAGCATGAGGAATCGttgcgataacgttactaacttcaatacgATGAAACTTCATCAGATTATTACTTCCATTCGgatgtaaaataatatatttccaCGGTATGTGATAATCGTGTGAATTTTCACTGGTACAGCAATCTTACTACTTTTTCTTTGGAGGCTAATAAATTCTGCCGTATCAGGTATTAGATAGGTCATAGGTATGTAAATACTATTGGGAATGTCGctttgcaatgcgtcatctggtggaaaaaaatcaaactaatacaACCAGGCTAACAGCTGACCGTTGACAGTGTGTTTTCACGTGTGGATGGTAGAACAGGTATATCATTGATtacatttcattaatttatgtaacatgagtaatttgaaacccgaagaattacgatttgtttccataaaaatcaaaaacttaggttatgcggtgataaaatggcgccgataACCAgactctgacgtcatgaggacacTTTCCAACTTGCGGGTGGTACGGTCACATTATTGCAGGGGATTCTACCGGGAAGCGAGTTGCAGCTTTACGATCGTCCAAGTCCTACGTGCCGAGCCTCACGTGGCTTTGGGTTAGAAAGGGCTCATTAAATACTGCGAATGGTTTCATGGCCGCAGTGGGACCGTTGCGCCATTGAACCCTTCGGAGTTCAGTTCTGGTTAAATTTGGGTTGAACTTTAAAGCTACGCTGCAACAAGCGTACAGATGCAAGTCTTCGAGTCTGTCTGTGTTATACCGAACGCACAAAGTCGTGAAATATACAAGATTTctcaacgaaacgaaacgacaTGACCTACCATATTATCATCACGACGCGCAGGTATTGCGTCATCTCATTTATGACGAAATCTTCTAGACCAACGGTTACTTTATTGAAGAAACAAGTGCAATAAATCACGACAACGTcacagattttattttcaatattagaTTTATTATATGCGGAAAAATCGTATCACagttataaaaattcgaatgaTCGTATAAATAGACGCGGTAataattgttaaaatattttttactaaattgTTGGAGAATAGAATACACCCCCTCCTCGTCAAGTTTACATCATCTTAAGATTATTTAGCCagtcaataaaaatattttcaaccatgaatgaaaatataatagtgcattgattgaaataaattggcAATTTACACGTATGTCATTGAACCAAATTTTACCTGAAACCAGATTTTTCGTCGAATCTTATAGCGAATGGATTTTATAGGTGTAATAAAAGCCGAGAGTGCGATGTAATCCGAGAGTTAATCAAAAACGTACACGCAATCTTGGCTTTGCATCAATGTACGCGCGTATCGATTCACGTCAGTTCTTTTGAAGAACCTCGATGAATAGGCATAACTATACGTTACATCGATAACTCGACTTTATCGCTGATTGTGAGAGGATTTGATTATCCAATATCTATAAAGGTTTGGACCTGTTTTAGACGTAAGTTGATCATTATCGAAACAGGCATCGACCGATCTATAATCATCAGTCTGCCGACGAACGTATTCAAGCTGCTATGAACGACTAGTCACGTGTATAACATGtgtgctatatatatatatatttaaatcagTCAGCGTGGCAAGGAAAGCTATTAATTATAGAAACTGTGACGAAAAGAATGCCAAGGACAAATATTTAACCCATCACGGTCACGGTATTGGACTGAGGTTACTGTCACAGAgccaagtataataattatatacgatGGCCGCGCGAATTATGTACGTCATTTGTACGTTTTGTATTAATCAT contains:
- the LOC124411254 gene encoding uncharacterized protein LOC124411254 isoform X3, with translation MPVGHRRGSRLQSVSQSVSPGSSGESRSICLAKFGPGIGSSTLRKLSRYYNYPHTMCCASELFLISKKSSSSWSSSSSSSSCCRTPNKRTFLTSRGSTDLRLRASMTTRASPSTTTATTSTATATAAAAAPRNVETPPILSKQQARDLAVRLTPEERDVLISALQETQSQKVKAEYEGQLAAFRWRSKFGRPSRVPSLGDVDPTGTYCAVPEDWLLRKYAETVPQPTRKDLIRVSVTNAIPFIGFGFLDNFFMIIAGDQIETSLGAVISLSTMAAAAFGNTISDILGIGSAFYVERLVQKIGFKAPKLTPIQMDMPKSRRAANLGRVLGVTIGCLLGMTPLLILHKGGKDKEAKTSTAGIEPTVAIA
- the LOC124411254 gene encoding transmembrane protein 65 isoform X1, whose product is MTTRASPSTTTATTSTATATAAAAAPRNVETPPILSKQQARDLAVRLTPEERDVLISALQETQSQKVKAEYEGQLAAFRWRSKFGRPSRVPSLGDVDPTGTYCAVPEDWLLRKYAETVPQPTRKDLIRVSVTNAIPFIGFGFLDNFFMIIAGDQIETSLGAVISLSTMAAAAFGNTISDILGIGSAFYVERLVQKIGFKAPKLTPIQMDMPKSRRAANLGRVLGVTIGCLLGMTPLLILHKGGKDKEAKTSTAGIEPTVAIA
- the LOC124411254 gene encoding transmembrane protein 65 isoform X2 is translated as MTTRASPSTTTATTSTATATAAAAAPRNVETPPILSKQQARDLAVRLTPEERDVLISALQETQSQKVKAEYEGQLAAFRWRSKFGRPSRVPSLGDVDPTGTYCAVPEDWLLRKYVPQPTRKDLIRVSVTNAIPFIGFGFLDNFFMIIAGDQIETSLGAVISLSTMAAAAFGNTISDILGIGSAFYVERLVQKIGFKAPKLTPIQMDMPKSRRAANLGRVLGVTIGCLLGMTPLLILHKGGKDKEAKTSTAGIEPTVAIA
- the LOC124411252 gene encoding protein CNPPD1, translating into MTNISKRRKSSAKLKTMGDHDEFLSRITKSLYYSKLPMTDCLSLPVTELAAELFTEVKSGRTLERLDVEEASRISRNACVSPCSLVLALLYLERLKDCNPEYLQRVAPSELFLVSLMVASKFLHDDGEEDEVFNTEWAESAGLSLSEINSLEKDFLVAIDWTIFVCNNDFWDRLQRLERDIAYKEGQKRGWFSYTDLNFLMDSAQLMAVIQTVMSVSSICLATYAAGIATLLGSALVASQIPGTSLTPSQSVVSSKNTLQTSQLLVPDPGPILDDISSVDVLTTKFLLDSLSCNRSYSMLDQTEKRNRTSDDVAGWEWWLSSLMTWLPDYSGLKSKLSPIGEQNIEEQTRNFVTNTKSVFDIGSHPQTNRHQVTEINWKETLSLDLEFELQDWRRYAGYIAKVSLGHRH